The proteins below are encoded in one region of Rhodothermales bacterium:
- the coaE gene encoding dephospho-CoA kinase (Dephospho-CoA kinase (CoaE) performs the final step in coenzyme A biosynthesis.), with protein MKSLGVTGGIGSGKTTVCRMLEGMGAEVFYADAEARRLMNDDAELRKELVAAFGERVYDAAGRLDRAYLAREVFGDSERLARLNGLVHPRVRRALQERKAGAAHRGAPLLVYEAALIYETGGERYVDAVAVVQAPVALRIERVTTRDGVEAHQVEARMQHQLPPETLRERADFLIENDGDLEHLRRQTEALYRRMVVRSE; from the coding sequence TTGAAATCCCTCGGCGTCACAGGCGGTATCGGCAGCGGCAAGACGACGGTGTGTCGGATGCTGGAAGGGATGGGGGCGGAGGTGTTTTACGCAGACGCGGAGGCTCGGCGGTTGATGAACGACGATGCGGAGTTGCGGAAAGAGCTGGTAGCGGCGTTTGGGGAGCGGGTGTACGACGCCGCGGGACGGCTCGACCGGGCGTATCTCGCTCGGGAAGTCTTTGGCGACTCCGAGCGGCTGGCGCGACTCAACGGGCTGGTTCATCCGCGGGTGCGACGGGCGCTGCAGGAACGCAAGGCCGGCGCCGCACATCGCGGGGCACCGCTACTGGTCTACGAGGCGGCACTGATCTACGAGACGGGAGGTGAACGGTATGTCGACGCCGTGGCGGTGGTGCAGGCGCCTGTCGCCCTTCGAATCGAGCGCGTGACGACGCGGGACGGCGTGGAGGCGCATCAGGTGGAGGCGCGCATGCAGCACCAGTTGCCGCCCGAAACGCTTCGGGAGCGGGCCGACTTCCTCATCGAGAACGACGGCGACCTGGAGCACCTGCGCCGGCAGACGGAAGCGCTATACCGGCGGATGGTAGTACGTTCCGAGTGA